A single window of Flavobacterium aestivum DNA harbors:
- a CDS encoding nitric oxide reductase activation protein NorD has translation MGFEIDEYLVGKFFKHLKNRKKISPEIEARTVTLAEIKSRLTIMARALTGNPIEIFPAEREGGYKNNSFFLPISFAELPTLEENLTFYHFRILFLSVQQRLNYNWTVNEVEPELPLSQQKALETSQEILDIVFKEFSLDRQFFENAKQHFVQKVTGKNELDLSWLFGKWMKNEVVSDSDEVLKNFSDETKKPNEIQPLTTLKAKAVEEVITVELDKKQQEDYVMLHNFEKVETAEEFNGNWRDFDGSDELEDHQDALDELNMKYTVRVDDTSHSVYQADFIENTTISESAEVDEKGFHLKYDEWDCSKNTYKYDFCKVYPKVQLKTDSDYYKKTIVKNASTLMGLRKMLTNVNNKMQQQKRQTQGDEFDIDAITDLYVDVHSRRTPSDKIYVSNRKKEKDLSILILLDISLSSDGYAAGNRVIDVEKEVSILFGEILNEFNIDFSIDSFYSKTRNYSTYLTVKDFDENWNIAKHKVGAVEPSGYTRIGAALRHAGVRLDKRNTKNKWVILISDGKPNDYDKYEGKYGVNDVKQALRELNSKNINSYALAIEAEAKYYLPQMFGQNHYQILTTPVELLQSLVKLYEKIKHQK, from the coding sequence ATGGGTTTCGAAATAGATGAATACTTAGTTGGGAAGTTTTTTAAGCACTTAAAAAACAGAAAAAAAATAAGTCCCGAAATAGAAGCCAGAACGGTTACGCTTGCCGAGATAAAATCCCGTCTGACCATTATGGCACGTGCCTTGACAGGAAATCCCATAGAAATATTTCCAGCCGAAAGGGAAGGAGGATATAAAAACAATAGTTTCTTTCTCCCGATTTCGTTTGCCGAATTACCCACGCTAGAAGAGAATCTTACCTTTTATCATTTTAGAATTTTGTTTCTAAGCGTGCAGCAACGCTTAAATTACAATTGGACAGTTAATGAAGTTGAACCTGAATTACCTCTTTCGCAACAAAAGGCATTAGAAACATCTCAAGAAATTTTAGATATAGTATTCAAAGAATTCTCTTTGGATAGACAGTTTTTTGAGAATGCGAAACAGCATTTTGTTCAAAAAGTAACCGGAAAAAATGAACTGGATTTATCTTGGTTGTTTGGCAAATGGATGAAAAACGAGGTAGTGTCCGATTCTGATGAAGTACTAAAAAACTTCTCGGATGAAACTAAAAAACCAAATGAGATTCAGCCTTTAACAACGCTTAAAGCCAAAGCTGTAGAAGAAGTCATTACGGTAGAGCTAGATAAAAAGCAACAGGAGGATTATGTGATGCTGCATAATTTTGAAAAAGTAGAAACCGCCGAAGAGTTCAACGGAAACTGGCGTGATTTTGATGGATCAGATGAACTCGAAGATCATCAAGACGCTTTAGATGAATTGAATATGAAATATACGGTTCGGGTTGATGATACCTCTCACTCAGTATATCAAGCCGATTTTATTGAAAACACTACCATTTCCGAAAGTGCTGAGGTAGATGAAAAAGGTTTCCATCTCAAATATGACGAATGGGATTGTAGCAAGAATACTTATAAATATGATTTCTGTAAGGTATATCCAAAAGTACAGCTTAAAACGGATAGTGATTATTACAAAAAAACAATAGTAAAGAATGCCTCAACTCTAATGGGCTTACGCAAAATGCTGACCAATGTCAATAATAAAATGCAGCAGCAAAAAAGGCAAACCCAAGGCGATGAATTTGATATTGATGCCATAACCGATTTGTATGTCGATGTGCATTCCCGAAGAACACCATCGGATAAAATTTATGTTTCCAATCGGAAAAAAGAAAAAGATTTATCGATTCTGATTCTTCTAGATATCAGTCTTTCCAGTGACGGGTATGCTGCTGGAAACCGAGTGATAGATGTAGAGAAAGAAGTTTCTATTTTGTTCGGGGAAATTCTGAACGAGTTCAATATCGATTTTTCTATAGATAGTTTTTATTCTAAAACCAGAAATTATTCGACCTACCTAACCGTAAAGGATTTTGACGAAAATTGGAACATTGCCAAACATAAAGTAGGAGCAGTAGAACCAAGTGGTTATACCAGAATTGGAGCAGCTTTGCGACATGCAGGTGTTCGTCTTGATAAAAGAAATACCAAAAATAAATGGGTAATTCTAATCTCAGACGGAAAGCCCAATGATTATGATAAATACGAGGGGAAGTATGGTGTAAATGATGTAAAGCAAGCCCTCCGAGAACTCAATTCAAAAAATATTAATTCCTATGCATTGGCCATTGAGGCCGAAGCCAAATATTATTTGCCCCAAATGTTTGGACAAAACCACTATCAAATTCTAACAACTCCAGTTGAGTTGCTACAATCGCTAGTGAAATTATACGAGAAAATAAAACATCAAAAATAG
- a CDS encoding DUF438 domain-containing protein, with amino-acid sequence MTETINTTTLLEGHPVWIYFQEKELIESLLEEIKNVNPLIDLPKFINIFNQLLTIEKRFERKENQLFPFLEKKGWVGPSQGMWSFHDNLREQFRLIQYYIKMNNPEKIYINTPFLVDGIYRLLGVEENVLFPNSLDLLGENDWIEMRKGEEEIGWMLSHTPPPFPKVEYVHPSEDFTIREMPFSLENKSHYDEGYMTVEQVNLLLRTMPLDLTYVDENDRVIFYNRGEERVFPRSAGIIGREVRFCHPPKSVGTVLKILDEFRKGTQNESSFWINYKERLIYIRYFAVRDANKNYKGVIEMSQDITDIKKIEGEKRLLDWE; translated from the coding sequence ATGACAGAAACAATAAATACCACAACATTGCTGGAAGGACATCCTGTTTGGATTTACTTTCAGGAAAAAGAATTAATCGAATCTCTTTTGGAGGAGATTAAAAATGTCAATCCATTGATTGATTTACCAAAATTCATCAACATTTTCAATCAGTTGCTTACTATTGAGAAACGATTTGAACGAAAGGAAAATCAGCTTTTCCCATTCTTGGAAAAAAAAGGATGGGTAGGACCTTCACAAGGAATGTGGTCGTTTCATGATAATTTGAGAGAACAATTCCGATTGATTCAGTATTATATCAAAATGAATAATCCTGAAAAAATATACATTAACACACCATTTTTGGTAGATGGAATTTACCGATTGTTGGGTGTTGAAGAAAATGTTTTGTTCCCAAATTCATTGGATCTTCTTGGCGAGAATGATTGGATCGAAATGCGAAAAGGGGAGGAAGAAATAGGCTGGATGTTATCACATACACCACCGCCATTCCCAAAAGTAGAATATGTGCATCCGAGTGAAGATTTTACTATTAGGGAAATGCCATTCTCTTTAGAAAACAAATCCCATTATGATGAAGGCTATATGACTGTAGAGCAAGTGAATTTATTGCTAAGAACCATGCCGTTGGACTTGACTTATGTAGATGAAAATGACAGAGTGATTTTCTATAACAGGGGAGAAGAACGTGTTTTTCCTAGAAGCGCAGGAATCATAGGACGTGAAGTAAGGTTTTGCCATCCTCCAAAAAGTGTGGGAACAGTTCTTAAAATCTTGGATGAATTTAGAAAAGGAACTCAAAATGAATCTTCGTTTTGGATTAATTACAAAGAACGTCTGATTTACATTCGCTATTTTGCTGTAAGGGATGCCAACAAAAATTACAAAGGTGTTATCGAAATGTCTCAGGATATTACCGACATCAAAAAAATTGAAGGTGAAAAAAGATTGCTGGATTGGGAGTAA
- a CDS encoding cytochrome c oxidase subunit 3: MDTLKINYKSIYYPPGGILMWIIIFLELITFGMALVAFVYYGQENAAVFHHSRMQLNTTFGAINTVFLLTSGFFMASAVDQFKENNIQKSSVFFKLAMLGGFLFLVLKSVEYYHKIESGISLDTNMFYTFYWLLTGFHVIHVIIGLVILGWTNYGMTKKNSDTVLEDVEACAAFWHMCDLIWLLLFPTLYLFF; this comes from the coding sequence ATGGACACTTTAAAAATAAACTATAAAAGCATTTATTATCCGCCGGGAGGAATCCTGATGTGGATAATCATTTTTCTAGAACTCATAACTTTCGGGATGGCATTGGTGGCATTTGTGTATTACGGACAGGAAAATGCAGCAGTTTTTCATCATTCGCGTATGCAGTTGAATACTACTTTCGGAGCCATTAATACAGTTTTTTTGCTAACAAGTGGTTTTTTCATGGCCAGTGCGGTAGATCAATTCAAGGAAAATAATATTCAGAAATCATCGGTTTTCTTTAAGTTGGCTATGCTGGGAGGTTTTTTATTCCTAGTTCTAAAAAGCGTTGAATATTATCATAAAATAGAAAGCGGAATTTCATTAGATACCAATATGTTTTATACCTTTTATTGGTTGTTAACAGGATTTCATGTTATTCATGTCATTATTGGGCTAGTTATTTTGGGCTGGACGAATTACGGAATGACGAAGAAAAATTCCGATACCGTTCTTGAAGATGTTGAGGCTTGTGCCGCTTTTTGGCACATGTGTGATTTGATTTGGTTGCTTTTATTTCCTACACTTTATTTATTTTTTTAA
- a CDS encoding cytochrome C oxidase subunit IV family protein, whose protein sequence is MKKKLILTYVLLLLLTIATAWIANLFTISTLVVSSLMVLAAFKFLLVAFQFMELKKANSFWKISLIVTLGLIIVVIISLK, encoded by the coding sequence ATGAAAAAAAAACTAATTTTAACCTATGTTTTACTACTATTACTGACTATTGCAACTGCTTGGATCGCTAATTTATTTACAATTTCAACACTTGTAGTTTCTTCATTAATGGTTTTGGCTGCTTTTAAATTTCTATTGGTTGCTTTTCAATTTATGGAATTAAAAAAGGCAAATTCGTTTTGGAAAATCAGTTTAATAGTGACTTTGGGATTAATTATAGTTGTTATTATAAGTCTTAAATAA
- the nirK gene encoding copper-containing nitrite reductase: protein MKTKQQNGKRIKIGLVVGLTLSLGLLAFNRYTVGSDADTNRYIKVEGQQEAELTAPPFVPKPVGDRAATKLVVNMEIKEQEGEMADGVKYTYWTFGGSVPGSFIRTRVGDEVEFHLKNHPDNKMPHNIDLHAVTGPGGGATSSLVAPGHEKVFNFKTLNPGLYVYHCATAPVGMHIANGMYGLILVEPEGGLPPVDKEYYVMQGDFYTKGAYGEQGSQPFDMNKAIKEEPDYVVFNGKVGAMTGDKAITAKVGETVRIYMGNGGPNLVSSFHVIGEIFDKVHVEGGDIINKNVQTTMIPAGGSAIVEFKVDVPGTFILVDHSIFRAFNKGALGMLKVEGEGNKEVYSGTTQEGIYLPEGGTIQNMPKEKTAPKSTVAKTVAEQVKSGKELYGRTCFACHQPEGQGIPNAFPPLAKSDFLNANPDRAINAVLHGLSGEITVNGKKFNNVMTSQNLTEEEVADVLTYVYNSWGNNKTVISPARVKGVKSKPAPKAAAAEH from the coding sequence ATGAAAACAAAACAACAAAATGGTAAACGAATCAAGATAGGTTTAGTGGTAGGCCTAACTCTTTCGTTAGGATTATTAGCATTCAATCGATATACAGTAGGTAGTGATGCTGATACAAACAGGTATATTAAAGTAGAAGGGCAACAGGAAGCTGAATTAACAGCACCGCCATTTGTACCTAAACCTGTAGGAGACCGTGCAGCAACTAAATTAGTTGTAAACATGGAAATAAAAGAACAAGAAGGAGAAATGGCAGATGGGGTAAAATATACTTATTGGACATTCGGAGGGTCTGTACCAGGAAGTTTTATTAGAACCAGAGTTGGTGATGAAGTAGAGTTTCATTTAAAAAATCATCCGGACAATAAAATGCCTCACAATATAGATTTGCATGCGGTAACAGGGCCAGGAGGAGGAGCAACATCTTCTTTGGTAGCGCCAGGACACGAAAAAGTTTTCAATTTCAAAACTTTAAATCCAGGTTTGTATGTATACCATTGTGCTACTGCACCAGTAGGGATGCACATTGCCAACGGGATGTATGGTTTGATTTTGGTTGAACCAGAAGGAGGATTGCCACCAGTAGACAAAGAATACTATGTAATGCAGGGAGATTTCTATACCAAAGGAGCGTATGGAGAGCAAGGTTCACAACCTTTTGATATGAATAAAGCCATAAAAGAAGAACCAGATTATGTAGTTTTCAATGGAAAAGTGGGAGCTATGACAGGAGATAAAGCAATCACTGCTAAAGTTGGGGAAACAGTTCGTATTTATATGGGTAATGGCGGACCAAACTTGGTATCTTCTTTCCACGTAATTGGGGAAATTTTTGATAAAGTACACGTTGAAGGTGGAGATATAATAAATAAAAATGTGCAAACTACTATGATACCAGCAGGAGGATCAGCTATTGTTGAGTTTAAAGTAGATGTTCCCGGAACATTTATTCTAGTAGATCACTCTATCTTTAGAGCTTTCAATAAAGGTGCCCTAGGAATGCTAAAAGTAGAAGGAGAAGGAAACAAAGAAGTATACTCTGGAACGACTCAAGAAGGGATTTATTTGCCAGAGGGAGGAACTATACAAAACATGCCTAAAGAAAAAACAGCTCCAAAAAGTACTGTTGCAAAAACAGTTGCTGAGCAAGTTAAATCAGGTAAAGAATTGTACGGAAGAACATGTTTTGCTTGCCACCAGCCAGAAGGACAAGGAATCCCAAATGCATTCCCTCCATTGGCCAAATCAGACTTCTTGAATGCTAATCCAGACAGAGCCATAAATGCGGTATTGCACGGATTAAGTGGAGAAATTACTGTAAATGGTAAAAAATTCAACAATGTAATGACTAGTCAAAATTTGACTGAAGAAGAAGTAGCCGATGTTTTAACTTATGTTTATAACAGTTGGGGAAATAACAAAACAGTTATTAGTCCTGCAAGAGTAAAAGGAGTTAAATCTAAACCAGCTCCAAAAGCTGCAGCTGCAGAACATTAA
- a CDS encoding formylglycine-generating enzyme family protein produces the protein MFSLKKIQIFFLLFICVTLYAQEVKMATINGGTFVPLYGATNKKPVKVTPFSLDVYPVTNAQYLTFLKKYPEYSRSKMKGLFADKSYLNQWESDFNYGKKNLSNAAITNVSWFAAKKYCECQGKRLPSMDEWEYVAMADEKRIDARTKEEFNKYILSWYEKPKTYMNPVGHTFKNYWGVYDMHGLVWEWTSDFNSIFLSGESRKDKDTDKNLFCGSGSVNATDLMNYAAFMRYAFRGSLKASYSSRNLGFRCAKDLK, from the coding sequence ATGTTCTCATTAAAAAAAATTCAAATTTTCTTTTTATTGTTTATTTGCGTCACTCTTTATGCTCAAGAAGTTAAAATGGCAACTATAAATGGGGGGACTTTTGTCCCCCTTTATGGTGCCACTAACAAGAAACCAGTCAAAGTTACTCCTTTTAGCTTGGATGTGTACCCCGTTACCAATGCACAATATCTTACTTTCTTAAAAAAATATCCAGAGTATAGTCGCTCTAAAATGAAAGGACTATTTGCTGATAAAAGCTACTTGAATCAATGGGAAAGTGATTTTAATTACGGGAAAAAGAACTTGAGTAATGCAGCCATAACAAACGTTTCTTGGTTTGCAGCCAAGAAATATTGCGAGTGCCAAGGAAAACGCCTGCCGTCAATGGATGAATGGGAATATGTGGCCATGGCCGATGAAAAAAGAATTGATGCAAGAACCAAAGAAGAATTCAATAAATATATTCTGTCGTGGTATGAAAAGCCTAAAACGTATATGAATCCTGTTGGGCATACTTTTAAAAATTATTGGGGAGTCTATGATATGCACGGTTTGGTATGGGAATGGACTTCTGACTTCAATAGCATTTTTCTTTCAGGCGAGTCCAGAAAAGATAAAGATACTGATAAGAACCTCTTTTGCGGAAGCGGATCTGTAAATGCTACCGATTTAATGAATTATGCCGCTTTTATGCGCTATGCTTTTAGAGGCAGCCTCAAAGCAAGTTATAGTTCCCGCAATCTTGGGTTTAGATGTGCCAAAGACCTGAAATAA
- a CDS encoding SCO family protein: MKKLILGMILLCSALQSCNTKVDAQVSSKTNKISELSIYNLPSKWTNQDGKDIEMKDLKGKVLVMVMIYTSCKAACPRLVADMRNIESRLPENIKGNVKLVLVSIDPEVDTPKRLKAFSIENKMEGDQWLFLRSTEENTREFAAVLAVNYKKISPLDFSHSNIISIFNAEGELAYQQEGLGVNSDETIKKITEEAVKLN, encoded by the coding sequence ATGAAAAAGTTAATTTTAGGGATGATATTGTTGTGCTCTGCATTACAAAGCTGTAATACGAAGGTAGATGCACAAGTATCATCAAAAACTAATAAAATATCCGAACTATCCATTTACAATTTGCCCTCCAAATGGACCAATCAAGATGGTAAAGATATCGAAATGAAAGACTTGAAAGGGAAAGTACTTGTAATGGTCATGATTTACACCTCATGTAAAGCAGCTTGCCCCCGTTTAGTGGCTGATATGCGCAACATTGAATCTCGCTTACCGGAAAATATCAAGGGAAATGTAAAATTAGTATTGGTAAGTATTGACCCGGAGGTAGATACACCAAAACGATTAAAAGCCTTTTCTATTGAAAATAAAATGGAAGGTGATCAATGGCTTTTCTTGCGTTCAACAGAAGAAAATACAAGAGAGTTTGCAGCAGTTTTGGCTGTTAATTATAAAAAAATATCTCCTTTAGATTTCTCTCATTCCAATATCATAAGTATCTTTAATGCCGAAGGAGAATTAGCTTACCAACAAGAAGGATTAGGCGTTAACTCGGATGAAACCATTAAAAAAATTACCGAAGAAGCGGTTAAACTTAATTAA
- a CDS encoding alginate export family protein, with amino-acid sequence MKMFKKMALTAIAMVSINTFAQEFDANLQIKPRYEFRNGYKAPIPYGETPAQFISSRTRLSLNFKQDKFVTKLSMQNVRVWGDVATNAKSDVNGIQIFEAWAQYNFDDKWSTRIGRQVISYDNQRILGEADWGPQAQSHDAALVTYKSSKSQLDMAVAYNANGETDIAVPYTVPNYKAMQYAWYHTELGKLNMSLLFLNTGYENKLTPPIPTPTPELKVDYMQTFGTYMNTKGTSWDGNLWFYGQTGKNNTYNVSAFDAALNFNYAVTEKFKAGFGYEFLSGKSQADASTNIKSFYPIFGTNHGLNGYMDYFYVGNHRNSVGLQDAFLKFGYAVNKWQFALLPHAFSAANTVLDASGNKMDNYLGTEIDFTAGYAVHKFINITGGYSQMFATDTMQRLKGGDVDHTNNWGWLCINVNPQIFSFK; translated from the coding sequence ATGAAGATGTTTAAAAAAATGGCACTGACTGCTATAGCAATGGTCAGTATAAATACTTTTGCCCAAGAATTTGATGCGAATTTACAAATCAAACCTCGTTATGAGTTTAGAAATGGGTATAAAGCACCAATCCCTTATGGAGAAACACCAGCTCAGTTTATATCATCAAGAACACGCTTAAGCTTAAATTTTAAGCAAGATAAGTTTGTTACCAAACTGAGCATGCAAAATGTTCGTGTTTGGGGAGATGTTGCTACCAATGCAAAATCGGATGTAAACGGTATTCAAATATTTGAAGCATGGGCACAATATAATTTTGATGACAAATGGAGTACTCGTATTGGTCGTCAAGTGATTTCATATGATAATCAGCGTATCCTTGGTGAAGCTGATTGGGGGCCACAAGCACAAAGCCATGATGCTGCTTTGGTAACCTATAAAAGTAGTAAGAGCCAATTGGATATGGCAGTTGCTTATAATGCCAATGGAGAAACAGATATTGCGGTACCATATACAGTTCCCAATTACAAAGCCATGCAGTATGCCTGGTATCATACTGAGTTAGGAAAACTAAACATGAGTTTATTGTTCTTGAACACAGGCTACGAAAATAAATTGACACCTCCAATTCCAACACCAACACCTGAACTCAAAGTAGATTACATGCAAACATTTGGAACCTATATGAATACCAAAGGTACATCTTGGGATGGAAATCTTTGGTTTTATGGTCAGACTGGAAAAAACAATACATATAATGTGAGTGCTTTTGATGCTGCTCTTAATTTTAATTATGCAGTAACAGAGAAGTTCAAAGCAGGTTTTGGTTATGAATTCCTATCTGGGAAAAGTCAAGCAGATGCTAGTACAAACATAAAATCATTCTATCCTATTTTTGGAACCAACCATGGACTAAATGGCTATATGGATTATTTCTATGTAGGAAATCATAGAAATTCAGTAGGGTTGCAAGATGCATTTTTAAAGTTTGGCTACGCTGTAAATAAATGGCAGTTTGCTTTATTGCCACATGCTTTTAGTGCAGCTAATACAGTTCTGGATGCCAGCGGAAACAAAATGGACAATTATCTTGGTACGGAAATCGATTTTACAGCAGGTTATGCCGTTCATAAGTTTATAAACATTACTGGAGGTTACTCTCAAATGTTCGCTACAGATACTATGCAGAGGCTAAAAGGTGGTGATGTTGACCACACCAACAATTGGGGGTGGTTATGTATTAATGTGAATCCTCAGATTTTTTCTTTCAAATAA